The following nucleotide sequence is from Silurus meridionalis isolate SWU-2019-XX chromosome 5, ASM1480568v1, whole genome shotgun sequence.
ATAAGTCACTGAGAACGCTACTTTAAAAAGAGATGGAAGAGGAATTCTCTTTTATATAATGGTGCGGGAAATTGGGCACACATGCTTAAATAGTAATTCAGAGAAGTAGAGAAGTGTGTTGACTGTGAGTTGCCCTCTGTGTCGGCCATATTGGAAGACTGTGGTGGTTGCTGGGAACTGGAGTCCCTGGAGCCTGTGATCAGACAAATTGTTTATTTGAGGTTCTTTGTGGTTCCAACAGCCCACTATattgtagtagtaataataataataataataataataataataataataaggctAATAATATTACAATTGTACTGGGGGCTGATGCAGTCTTAGGATTTCTCAAATTTCAtataatacacaaataaatacaatttaaaaaaacaaaaaacccactaACTTGTCTTAAACAGTCCTAAATAAATTTTAGTTTCTTATGACTTATGACTGTATAATTTGTTAATGTAAAACCAATGATCCTTTTTAATGATcattttgggttttattttctgcaggagacagaagagctTGATCTTTTTAAGATGCCCCGGTCTTGGGTTACACAAATCCACATCTCAGAAGAAGGTAACTTTTTGACCTTTAATAACCTCAGCACACCCGGTCAGTCCTATAGAACATGTCGTGCGATGGAGTGACCTCTTTGACCTTTGGCGTTTACTGTTTGCATTTAAAGATATGGAAAGTCGTTTCCCTGGTGGGTCGAAGCTTATCCGTTACAGGAAGGCCACGCTGGAGAGATTTTCCCCTTACCTTCTGAAAGATGGATTAGTCACAAGACTGACTACTTACGATGACCTGGAATgtgagttaaaaaaataataaattggttCTATTTTTCCAAAATGTGCATAAATTCTTCAGTCAATGgttgatctttttttgtttcttttcattcatCCTTTATCTTTCCTTTTGTGCAATGTGAAGACACTCAGCCCAACACAGTGAAGGAGTGGTATAAAAGCCGACAGGATAAACTCCAGGAGAGGGAACTGAAGAAAGCTTCCAATGTCACTACCGAGCATTTCTCACCAGGAAAGAGCTTCTGTctaaaaagtacatttattcctttatttatgtaaacagAGGGCGTTACACTCAGTTACTATCATTGATATGactcatataataataatattattaataattattaatttactgatgactaattattaattattataattcatgcttaaaattttaatgaaacTAATAACAGGGAGGACATACATGCTGAAAAGTGTCTCACTCTGTTTATCAGTTAACAGCTAGGATATGAATAATATTTAGGAAGATTTGATTACACCCGATCTGATCTGTACATCCATCatttccattcatccatccattaatcagTCTTTCCAAGTGCCTGTTCATCTAATTGTCCAACATCCATTCATCGATCCGTCTcttagcagtggtggacagtagcaaagtaaatgtcatttgttacagtacttaagtagtttttccgtgtatctgtattttactgaggTGTTTCcatttttactacatttcaaagtaaaatttCTTACTTTCTACtccacattttgtaaaatcagtcgttctttattcttttcgttctgttatttatgaggataaaaagtAACTgatcaaacacgcagcaagccaccaatcagtgtaacgctgttttgaacttgttttgattggcgcttgattctttctactgatcaccaacatacagttcagcgtcagttcaacatcaagcagaacatttagggaggaataaatgatgaagaaactccaaactcaccacaacacacgtgacctcatttgtACGATTTTTgtgaagtagttaaaaagaaggttttgggctcctgaccatttgaatagaaatcaatcagtgtttgagttattaatataattctattaatagattggtgtgttaagagtcttttcacataaactgagttgattaagcaaagagtctttgcaaaaatgataacaggaacattctagccataataaatcatagcactttggatacatttgaaggcaaatactttggtacttttactcaaatgaaagtttaaagggacacttttactttaccgagtgtatctctactttaactcaagtacatggtttgtgcacTTCGTCCATCTCTGTCTCTTAGTCAAACAATCTGTTCTCCTATCTGTCCATCCAACCATTTATTACTCCATCTAACAACCAATTAACCAAACAACTACCATAAtatccggactataaagcgcatatttaagccgcacccactgaatttttaacataaataagccgagCCTGTCGATAAGCCGcagtctacactaatgaactttacacaggctttaacgaaagacacgttacacacagtaacacacagtaacacacagtttttttagtatttatttacattttagagTTTAAAGCTCATTACTGAGATTTGAGCTGAGATTTTCGTCTCTGTGCAGCTCACAGGTACAATCTCCAGGTCCCTGAGACTGAGCGTTTCATGGAGTTCTACAGTAAAATACGAGATGACAACTTGGTCACTAGACTCAAAACACATGAGGAGATGACCGAGACGTTTCACGGCCGCCTGGACTTTCTCTATTATCGACACGTCATTTACAGACCTTTGGAGCTGGCACAAAAACATGGAGTTCAGCGACCCATTCAGGTTTCCGTAgaacacacacccccacacactgTAAAGTACTGCAACCTTTTACCTGTTACAGACCTACACACCAGTCACCAATATTTTCTTTACGGTGTAACATTAACCACTTTAGCATGGCATTAGCAAGCAACATTAACACACCATAGCTACCTAATGGATCCTAATGGAACTATGGCAAtaatatgtgtgcatgtgtgtgtgtgtgtgtgtgtgtgtgtgtgtttatgagcagAAAATTGTAGTGAAATTCCATAGAGATCAATCCAAACCAGCCAGCAGTGATGTGGCCGAGCTAATATTCCAGATTTCGCAGAATAAAATCGAGGTTATGTATCATCTAGAGGACGACAGAATCACTCCAAATTTTGACATCTTTGAAAAACCTTCCAAACCTGATGACCCAATTTCAGACAAGATGTGCTCCAGCTTTCAGGTTTGAGTGAACAACCTAAAAAACAACACTTatctgccctctagtggccattttattatttacaatagaagTATACTTTTTGTTGCTTggtttatttgcatgatttgaCTTTTTCAAGACTGcttagaaagtaaaaaaaaaaaaagtatccaTGTCtattttagttttacttttcATTCGAGTGGAGCTTGAATCGTTTTCATTCTCTTCTTTTCATTGTACATGGCAGGTGACAGATCTGCTTGAAAAAAACTCTCCGAAACTGAACATGCACCAGACCTTTGAGTTACTAatggagatggaggagaaaacgTTAACCAGTATCAAGGCCTCTGAGAAAGAAGTAATAatagagacattttttttttttttttatattaatatataggGGATGGCATAAAAGTGATCGATgtgcaccctaagtgataacagctgtatcaTGTTTGACAGAACCATGCAAATGTGTGAACAtggtattgtcccttgagaagatgtaCTCAAAATGgtagctgaaatgtgaggggtgtactcacttttgtgagatagatctatatatatatttatttgtgtgtgtttgtaaggtGAGGGACATCCTTGAGGTAAGAGACCAGGAGGAAAGTGACATTGAGATGAAGATCTCCTTTTATGACATGGCCAGGAATGAGAAGGCACGCCAGCATGTGGAAACTCAGGTGAGGCGAACGATCAGCGACAAGTTAACCAGCCATTTCTGTACCGACCTCCAAGATCTCCAATGAGATCATTCGACCCAGCATTGTGAAATAACTCAGTTCTCAAGCTTTGCCATTAATGCtaatttttttgtactgtaGAAACAACTGGCCCAAGAGAAGCAACAGAAGAAAGAATTCAAGAATTTGGACATCTTGGCTTCATTCCTGGCTCAGTGGGGCGACCCGGAGACCCTGACCAAGCAGCAGGCGGTGCAGATCCATGCGAACTGTCTCGAACATCTAAAGCAAAGATCTGTAGACATGGCCAACCGCATTCAAGCTCGATATGAAAAGGTGACAGggattttttagtttttaataataGTGGTCCAGAAATACATTCCAAAGCCGTGCTTCTAACGCTCTGACTGACCttcactgtgtgtctgtgtgtgtgagcgtagGAAACCGAGGAGCTCCAGCAGAAGCAGCATTGGTACCAGAAGAACCGGTTCAACTTGACCAAACAGGACGAGGAAGAGTATTTGGCCTACTGCTCAGAAGCCATGTTCAGGATCAGAATTCTGCAGCTGCGTCTCAGCCGGTACACACAGTTCATCTTTACCTCAATCACACTGCTAGTCCAGAACAAGACTGTTTTCTAGACAATCTAGTGGTCGGGGTTCTAGTTATTACGTGCTTCACCACAGcatgtttttctgtgtgtttccTCGGATTTTGACTTATTTTGCAATTTAATTATTAGAATACATTTGAATGAAAGCCGTCTCCAAGTCAACACTGTAATAGAATTATGAGCATAAGTATGgcatgtgctcttttttttgaGCATAGCATTCCAcattaataacctccactccgcTGGGAAGatgtagattttggagtgtatttGTGATTATCTGCCAtaaggggtgttagtaaagtcaggtgctgatgaaggtgatgtgaggagacctggggtgcagtcagaattcACATTCATCCGAAAGGTCTCAGGACACTTtagatctttctctccatgtaaagcagatcttcatgtgcacaggggcattgtcatgccggaacaggtttgggttttcaaggTTAGGTGAAcactaaattttattacagcacatccaaagacttcctgtacaattgtgtgtagctttgtgtaacagtttggagaagaaccacatatggggagaaaaaaaaaaaaaaaagttaggtgtcccaatacttttggccagatattttttgtatatacacacacacacacacacacacacacactgtatatggaGAGTAAAAATGAAGCCAGGATAAAATAAGTTTTCCGTATATTGTTTAACATTAGCTTCAGAAAGCTGTGTAGCTCGACTGTGATTAAtagtgggttttatttttttgttctttgtagACACAAGGACAGCAGTCCACAGAAGTATGTGTCCCTGAACAAGAGGCTGAGAAAAGACTCCAGACTGATGCTGCACCTGGTCACACCCCAGAACTAAAAGTGCAGCCTGATTCAGTTCCACTAGGATACTGGTCCGTATTTGAGCCATTCAACATTATCTAACGTGTCCACACATTCAAATAATCCTATTTTTTCCAATTCAACAAAAACTGATCATGTTCAGCTTTGCACATGCagtaaagaatttttttttgtggtgtttttcaGATTTATTCTATTAGCATTGTGCATCATTTCTGCTCACTCCGACTCTGTGGAGGAGGAAATCTCATCCCCGGAATAAAGTGCATCAGATACACTAatggttttgttcttttttgtttgtttttgcagcaTAAAATAATCCAAACGATCTAAAGTCATCTTCTagtttgttatattatataaaaaaaatctttattgcCATTTTCACTATAGATTATACACTTAAACTTAACAACACTACTtgaatgaaatacaaaaaaaaagaaaagaaaaaaagatgcatcAGAATTGCCAACATTCTGCTCCCAAGTGCAAGATGTCggaatattaataaacaaaaaaaagtcatttattattaataattaaacaggGCTTATTAATGCAAACTATTTACAAGTCACATCAAGTACTTCATGCCATGCTCCATAAATTACGTAAGAGAACAAAAATCCTTCAGTGGCAGAAAACTGGCGAACGCTAATCGCAATCCTGGTGGAGACCTGGAGAGACAGGAATTTgcctaaaatgtttaaataatagaaaaaaaaaaaaaaaaaaaaagacaagcgaGGAAGTCTGGACATCTCCAGGGAACACATATTACAGCACATTTGCACATCTACTGTAACCCCTAAACATGACACAGGAAAACCTGGAGTGGTTAACAACCGTCAGtatatacaacaacaacaacaacaaaaaacctgaAACAGATGTGCACAATacttaagcaaaaaaaaaaaaaaaagcagtttacttcatattatacaaaaaacctgtggttttattgattttttttcttttcaatatgTTAATCTATACATAAACCAGACCTGAAAAAATGTCCGAGCTCAGAGCAGTGGTGAGAAAAACTAGCGCGATTCAGCAGAGGTTAGCGGTTTAGCTAGCTGTAATTCACTAGATGCAAGAGGAGGGGAAAtgggagtggtgtgtgtgtgtgtgtgtgtgtgtgtgtgtgtgtgagctcgtCTCTATTGGCGGTTACTCTTGATGCGCTCGAGCCTCTTTTTGAGGTCGTCGAGGTTAGAGGCAGGTGAGGAGGCGCGGCCCGGGCTGTGTGAGCGCGACTGCTCTTGCTGTAGCTGCGACTCACGCGACTCCTTCAGCTGCGACAGCTTGCTGTGAAGCATGTCTGTGGAGGAGGCCAGGGGAGGCCTGGAGAGCAGGGAGGACAGGGGACGCTCAtcttcctgctgctgctgctgttgctgctgctgctgttgctaaGGATGAAAAGAAAATTCGACTTTTGTGGGGGTTTACATTCACATCACTACAACTATTTCCAAACAAAATCTTACATtagataaaattaaaaaaaaataaaggattgACTGGTCAATCGAAGAAGTGTTGATTAATGAAGCTGGGATGCACactgcatttatatttacaccatTTGGCAACCCTTACAATTACAGCAACTTACAGTTCTTTCATTTATACTGACCAGTTGAGGGTTGAAGGTCTTTGGTGAGCTCAAAAGCAAAACTCAAACACGTACTTCAGCTGCTCACCTCATCGGTGTAAAGTAAAACTGGCCACACACTAATTTTTCATCACATCCATCCACTCTTGTGAAAAGATCAAAGCCCAAAAATATGGTAGTATTTGATAGTGATTCGAACCTTCGAGTTCTCGAGTCCGTGGCGCTGCCGGAGGATTTTGAGTCTCTCGTAGTAAACGGCAGGTTTTAGATCCTCCCCGTTACTGCTGACTGACATGGAGCTGTGGTTGGAGGGGTACGCAGTGTCCACGCTGTGCTGTGGAATCACTGGATCAGGACAAGAGGAGTGAACAAACAAAATCTTACAGGCGAGCAGAAGAGATGCACAATAACAATTACTCCAAATCGGACATCTTTGGAGTATCCATGGTGATAAAGTGATTTaaccatatgtgtgtgtgtgtgtgtgtgtgtgtgtgtgtgtgtgtgtgtgtgtgtgtgtgtgtatctctctctctcggctttAGAacagtaaaaatattaattaaagatGATACAGTAGCATATGAACCTGTGAAGAAAACAGTGTAGCATcatcagcttgtgtgtgtgtatataccagAGGAACTCTGCAGCCGGCTTTTCCCCTCCCGCTCGGACTCGATCATACGGAGGCCGCGCTCGACGTAGCTCTGAAAAAACTGAGATGTGTTTCTCAGGAAGGGCTCCAAGTCAGCGTCGGAATACTTCTGCTTATACTCGTAGAGCTCCGTCAAGCCCTAAAagaaagggggagagagagagagagagagagagagagagagagagagagagagagagagagagagagggagggagggaggggatGTCATGCTCTTACTGCTTGACACTTGAAGCACGAGAGTGTAAAGATCTCTCACCTCTTTAGTGTTCTCTTTTGAGCCGATCTTTTTGAAGATCTCGGAGAGAATGTCGCTCACTTTCGCTTTGATCACTTTATCATCCTGTCAGGGGAAAGTCGAGAGAGCGTTACAATCATACAGTTGCACTTTAAACATGTTCAATTTACAAATTAAACCCTGAATTCGCTTCAGTGATGCAGTTCCGGGGTTTTTTAAAACGAATGAGCTTCAATGGGCTGAGATTAAAACCAATAGTTTATGCAAAATAAAGGGTTTAATATATACACGTGGTGACGTACTGATCGTAAGGctgttttctcaaaattctGGTCCGACTTGACGCTGAAGAGATTTCCTGAATGTTTCACCACCCGCCTCAGATGAGCCTCCAGTTCGGACTCGTTTCGGTTCTCGATCATGGACAAATGGTCCAGTATCTGTTTAAACACAGCAAACATTACATTATTTCCTATTGAGGAACAATTTTTGCTTTAAATCCATTGGAaacttataatataaaaatataaatacataactaTCTATGCTAAATGGAAAATTGTGTACCAGCggtcgaccgatagtggattttaccgatagcttGGTTTGATAACCAATAAAATCAAtcgatttttaaaaaatggataaaaaaaaaaaacaaacaaaaaaaacccccacacaacacctactgaatcatgaaaatgtgctaaaggaaaaaaataggaatgaatgttttattaaattataaataatacatatagcCTGGTGTGTAAAAACAGACAGCACGTcacatcagtgattcgcctctagaggccgctctcgtaatgacagcggaaccgaagctggaaaaactatagGTATGGATTTTTTTGGGGAAAATTGGTCGACCTTTATTGTGCATTACCCTACACACTATGAACTTCTCATGTTAACCTGATACTGATGTAGTACTGGGAACCTGAACATCTCCTACATATTACAATGAAACCGCACAAAGGCTGTGTTTATACCTTGGCCCCAGTGAGCTTGCAGAGTGTGTGCAGTAAGGTTTTCAGGGTGCGATGCGACACGTCGCTCTTCAGCTGCTTCAGCTTCTCTTTAGGGAAAACCTTCATGAAGTTATGAACGTCCAGCAGTATGCGGTCCAGGTTAATACTGTTAATGGTCTCGGGCAGGAATCGGATCATTCTCCATAGACACTGTATAGATAAGCGTATACAGAGatcacacacaggtacacacacacacacatacagaggaTTATTATATGTGCAAATGGTTACCTTCATGACGAGCTCGGAGAACATGGGGGATCCTGCGGTGGAGATCAGGCTGTCCTGCAGCAGCACCAGTAGAGCACTGCGATACACAACACATATCATAATCAAAAGTCCAGAAGTTACAGATTTGTTCTAAAAATCAGACACCTTCCAAAACTACTTAATAAATCGAATAAACAGGACAGAAAATACTGAGTAAGTGCCAAGGCAGAGCAGCTGGTACAGAACATTAATGAACACCTTCGGGCCAATTAGAATTGTGTATGACAGCCTTGTGGTACGTTTTtgtgtgaaagtttttttttttatgctaggtgctacatttatttttgttccccTCACCTCAAGATGTTGGTTTGATCAGACTTCTCCAGCACTCGCACCACCAGCAAGTTGACTGATCGGATGAGCTGCTGGCCGTCCTCGATGTCCTCCACCCGCGAGTCCAGCATCAGTGTGATGAGGCCGTGCATCAGATCCTTAAGCACACCCATCGATGCCTCCCGTGCCAGACTCTCCATAGAGAACAACTAAAGACACACACGTTCACTAAGCACTGGTCTGAAATAATAGTTACTGTTATCAGAAATAAGTACCCCGTGTCCTCCTGAGTCAGTTATACTGTGCTATAAGAGTTTAACAGTTATAGCTAAGGATAGATGAGATTATATGAATAGATCGGTCTCTTACCGAGAGCATGTTGCCGATAATGCAGCTGTACAGTTTGAAGATGTCCCTCTTGTCCAGCCGGTCGTCAGCCATGTGCGTGTTGTAGATCAGGCGGAGCTGCATGAAAGTGGCGATCAGGAATTGGTCTATGTGGCCCGACATGGCTTCCGCTTTGTCTTCCTGCCGCAGTACTTCGTCAATCTgaaatgagggggaaaaaataatcatGTATTCATAATTAAAGAATCCTATTTCATAGAGTTTAAAAATTTGGTTctgaaaactgtaaaatgtgcaCTAAAGTCAATTATAACCAAGTAATCTTGCTGTGCTGACATCTTATAAGACctgtgataaataaaattgtatattaaacattaaGTACCGTTAAGTCTCCCATAATGCATGTCGAATTCAGCATTTCCACATCAGCGTTTAACTAAGGTGTTTAACATATGAACTTGacaaaattcacaaaaaaaaaaaaaaacttcaaatgtCCAAGACGAGAAACATCGACGCGAGGCGCTTTAATGAAAAATGGAAACACAGTGTCGGTGGTGAAGCAGTGCAACAGGCATATCACTTTGAGACCAAACACGATCACCGCCAAGAAAAACCAACAAActgatgaaaaaggaaaaaaaaaagatttaaaaagcaGACTAAAATGGCACATTTTTGTAGGAGCTTGCGATTATTTGTCGTTCTGTAGTTCTGCCCTT
It contains:
- the ccdc135 gene encoding dynein regulatory complex subunit 7 isoform X2, whose translation is MLSVPSKSESGMEDAKLKEEKLEIEEEKKEEEMEQKEEEEEKEGEDVGPRMLQELDQTLGKMQINFSAPHQSEPKPKVDPSECPPSYSENSAEEKLMLSIAENFHTQYSYLYPDRKPLLLFPVNEVGVQKFVSTTLRRTLIPCPEVYDWQGCASFIADFLTLESLDCLTEVPKQLCSSTWVVQTRRGTCFEYSTLLCSLLLGAGYNAFCVSGYAVKEMCLIDLSHQECPLIKPQDTVKGKSPEKEEEVQKYRVKPARELKSTFKQRQEEKNQQEGRPPLAEQQNAESLKEDRPSDPLHGQRVHSWVLVLAGKRDISKNFFIDPLSGQSFPTSSSCFLGIESIWNHENYWVNMQDCRSGCTGMTFDLRDDLTWEYMLCGPSSSSSVASPDIEDEEQDEQDDEETEELDLFKMPRSWVTQIHISEEDMESRFPGGSKLIRYRKATLERFSPYLLKDGLVTRLTTYDDLEYTQPNTVKEWYKSRQDKLQERELKKASNVTTEHFSPGKSFCLKTHRYNLQVPETERFMEFYSKIRDDNLVTRLKTHEEMTETFHGRLDFLYYRHVIYRPLELAQKHGVQRPIQKIVVKFHRDQSKPASSDVAELIFQISQNKIEVMYHLEDDRITPNFDIFEKPSKPDDPISDKMCSSFQVTDLLEKNSPKLNMHQTFELLMEMEEKTLTSIKASEKEVRDILEVRDQEESDIEMKISFYDMARNEKARQHVETQKQLAQEKQQKKEFKNLDILASFLAQWGDPETLTKQQAVQIHANCLEHLKQRSVDMANRIQARYEKETEELQQKQHWYQKNRFNLTKQDEEEYLAYCSEAMFRIRILQLRLSRHKDSSPQKYVSLNKRLRKDSRLMLHLVTPQN
- the ccdc135 gene encoding dynein regulatory complex subunit 7 isoform X4, coding for MASMAQVPSKSESGMEDAKLKEEKLEIEEEKKEEEMEQKEEEEEKEGEDVGPRMLQELDQTLGKMQINFSAPHQSEPKPKVDPSECPPSYSENSAEEKLMLSIAENFHTQYSYLYPDRKPLLLFPVNEVGVQKFVSTTLRRTLIPCPEVYDWQGCASFIADFLTLESLDCLTEVDRPSDPLHGQRVHSWVLVLAGKRDISKNFFIDPLSGQSFPTSSSCFLGIESIWNHENYWVNMQDCRSGCTGMTFDLRDDLTWEYMLCGPSSSSSVASPDIEDEEQDEQDDEETEELDLFKMPRSWVTQIHISEEDMESRFPGGSKLIRYRKATLERFSPYLLKDGLVTRLTTYDDLEYTQPNTVKEWYKSRQDKLQERELKKASNVTTEHFSPGKSFCLKTHRYNLQVPETERFMEFYSKIRDDNLVTRLKTHEEMTETFHGRLDFLYYRHVIYRPLELAQKHGVQRPIQKIVVKFHRDQSKPASSDVAELIFQISQNKIEVMYHLEDDRITPNFDIFEKPSKPDDPISDKMCSSFQVTDLLEKNSPKLNMHQTFELLMEMEEKTLTSIKASEKEVRDILEVRDQEESDIEMKISFYDMARNEKARQHVETQKQLAQEKQQKKEFKNLDILASFLAQWGDPETLTKQQAVQIHANCLEHLKQRSVDMANRIQARYEKETEELQQKQHWYQKNRFNLTKQDEEEYLAYCSEAMFRIRILQLRLSRHKDSSPQKYVSLNKRLRKDSRLMLHLVTPQN
- the ccdc135 gene encoding dynein regulatory complex subunit 7 isoform X3, with the protein product MEDAKLKEEKLEIEEEKKEEEMEQKEEEEEKEGEDVGPRMLQELDQTLGKMQINFSAPHQSEPKPKVDPSECPPSYSENSAEEKLMLSIAENFHTQYSYLYPDRKPLLLFPVNEVGVQKFVSTTLRRTLIPCPEVYDWQGCASFIADFLTLESLDCLTEVPKQLCSSTWVVQTRRGTCFEYSTLLCSLLLGAGYNAFCVSGYAVKEMCLIDLSHQECPLIKPQDTVKGKSPEKEEEVQKYRVKPARELKSTFKQRQEEKNQQEGRPPLAEQQNAESLKEDRPSDPLHGQRVHSWVLVLAGKRDISKNFFIDPLSGQSFPTSSSCFLGIESIWNHENYWVNMQDCRSGCTGMTFDLRDDLTWEYMLCGPSSSSSVASPDIEDEEQDEQDDEETEELDLFKMPRSWVTQIHISEEDMESRFPGGSKLIRYRKATLERFSPYLLKDGLVTRLTTYDDLEYTQPNTVKEWYKSRQDKLQERELKKASNVTTEHFSPGKSFCLKTHRYNLQVPETERFMEFYSKIRDDNLVTRLKTHEEMTETFHGRLDFLYYRHVIYRPLELAQKHGVQRPIQKIVVKFHRDQSKPASSDVAELIFQISQNKIEVMYHLEDDRITPNFDIFEKPSKPDDPISDKMCSSFQVTDLLEKNSPKLNMHQTFELLMEMEEKTLTSIKASEKEVRDILEVRDQEESDIEMKISFYDMARNEKARQHVETQKQLAQEKQQKKEFKNLDILASFLAQWGDPETLTKQQAVQIHANCLEHLKQRSVDMANRIQARYEKETEELQQKQHWYQKNRFNLTKQDEEEYLAYCSEAMFRIRILQLRLSRHKDSSPQKYVSLNKRLRKDSRLMLHLVTPQN
- the ccdc135 gene encoding dynein regulatory complex subunit 7 isoform X1, with protein sequence MASMAQVPSKSESGMEDAKLKEEKLEIEEEKKEEEMEQKEEEEEKEGEDVGPRMLQELDQTLGKMQINFSAPHQSEPKPKVDPSECPPSYSENSAEEKLMLSIAENFHTQYSYLYPDRKPLLLFPVNEVGVQKFVSTTLRRTLIPCPEVYDWQGCASFIADFLTLESLDCLTEVPKQLCSSTWVVQTRRGTCFEYSTLLCSLLLGAGYNAFCVSGYAVKEMCLIDLSHQECPLIKPQDTVKGKSPEKEEEVQKYRVKPARELKSTFKQRQEEKNQQEGRPPLAEQQNAESLKEDRPSDPLHGQRVHSWVLVLAGKRDISKNFFIDPLSGQSFPTSSSCFLGIESIWNHENYWVNMQDCRSGCTGMTFDLRDDLTWEYMLCGPSSSSSVASPDIEDEEQDEQDDETEELDLFKMPRSWVTQIHISEEDMESRFPGGSKLIRYRKATLERFSPYLLKDGLVTRLTTYDDLEYTQPNTVKEWYKSRQDKLQERELKKASNVTTEHFSPGKSFCLKTHRYNLQVPETERFMEFYSKIRDDNLVTRLKTHEEMTETFHGRLDFLYYRHVIYRPLELAQKHGVQRPIQKIVVKFHRDQSKPASSDVAELIFQISQNKIEVMYHLEDDRITPNFDIFEKPSKPDDPISDKMCSSFQVTDLLEKNSPKLNMHQTFELLMEMEEKTLTSIKASEKEVRDILEVRDQEESDIEMKISFYDMARNEKARQHVETQKQLAQEKQQKKEFKNLDILASFLAQWGDPETLTKQQAVQIHANCLEHLKQRSVDMANRIQARYEKETEELQQKQHWYQKNRFNLTKQDEEEYLAYCSEAMFRIRILQLRLSRHKDSSPQKYVSLNKRLRKDSRLMLHLVTPQN